The Brachionichthys hirsutus isolate HB-005 chromosome 8, CSIRO-AGI_Bhir_v1, whole genome shotgun sequence genome contains a region encoding:
- the cyp24a1 gene encoding 1,25-dihydroxyvitamin D(3) 24-hydroxylase, mitochondrial — translation MRAQIRKVPQIAELLKKRPVGLQHVKPTSSVCVLEEKDAAEAARCPHAASRAHSLDAIPGPTKWPFLGSPFEILRKGGLKKQHEILVEYHKKFGKMFRFKLGSFDSVHIGAPCLLEALYRKEGTFPQRLEIKPWTAYRDLRNEAYGLLILEGEDWQRVRRAFQQKLMKPTEVVKLDRKINEVLVDFVDRIGKIHVDGKIDDLYFQLNKWSFETICLILYGVRFGLLQEKVNEEAMNFITAVKKMMSTFGTMMVTPVALHKSLNTKIWQNHTAAWDRIFSTAKVYIDKKLQTKGIRAPDDLIGDILDHSSLSKKELYAAIAELQIGGVETTANSMLWVIFNLSRNPAAQSKLLDEIRAVIAPGQAPCGEHIKSMPYLKACLKESMRLSPSVPFTSRTLDKDIVLGDYAIPKGTVLMINSHALGANEEYFKDGKKFKPERWLRENCTINPFSHVPFGIGKRMCIGRRLAELQLQLAMCWLVRDYEIVATDNQPLDVIHSGLLVPSRELPVAFIRR, via the exons ATGAGAGCGCAGATCCGAAAGGTTCCGCAGATCGCTGAGCTGCTGAAGAAGCGGCCTGTCGGGCTGCAGCACGTCAAGCCAACATCCTCAGTGTGCGTCCTGGAGGAGAAGGATGCTGCGGAGGCTGCGCGCTGCCCGCACGCCGCCTCCAGAGCGCACAGTCTGGACGCGATCCCGGGACCCACCAAATGGCCTTTCTTAGGCAGTCCGTTTGAAATTCTCCGGAAAGGGGGCCTGAAAAAGCAGCACGAGATTTTG GTTGAGTATCATAAGAAATTTGGCAAGATGTTCCGCTTTAAACTTGGCTCTTTTGATTCGGTGCACATCGGCGCGCCTTGCTTACTGGAGGCGCTCTACAGGAAGGAGGGAACTTTCCCTCAGAGACTGGAGATCAAGCCCTGGACCGCATACAGAGACCTGAGAAACGAGGCGTACGGACTCCTCATTCT AGAGGGGGAAGACTGGCAGAGAGTGAGGAGAGCTTTTCAGCAGAAGCTCATGAAGCCGACGGAGGTGGTGAAACTGGATCGCAAAATAAATGAG GTGTTGGTAGACTTCGTGGACAGAATTGGGAAAATTCACGTTGATGGAAAAATTGATGACTTATACTTCCAACTGAATAAATGGTCGTTTGAAA CCATTTGCCTCATCCTCTATGGCGTGAGATTTGGTCTTCTGCAAGAGAAGGTCAACGAGGAAGCCATGAACTTCATCACAGCTGTGAAAAAA ATGATGAGCACCTTTGGCACGATGATGGTCACACCAGTGGCGCTCCATAAGAGTCTCAACACCAAAATATGgcagaaccacactgcagcatgGGACCGCATTTTCAGCACAG CTAAAGTCTACATAGacaagaagctgcagacaaaaGGCATCAGAGCTCCTGATGACTTAATCGGTGACATCTTAGACCACAGCAGTCTCTCTAAGAAGGAGCTGTACGCTGCCATCGCTGAGCTACAGATTGGAGGCGTCGAGACG ACTGCCAACAGTATGCTGTGGGTTATATTCAACCTGTCTCGTAACCCCGCCGCCCAGAGCAAGCTGCTAGACGAGATCAGAGCAGTGATTGCTCCCGGCCAGGCCCCTTGTGGCGAGCACATCAAGAGCATGCCCTATCTGAAAGCCTGCCTAAAGGAGTCTATGAG GTTATCACCGTCAGTCCCATTCACCAGCAGAACCCTGGACAAAGACATTGTTTTGGGAGATTATGCCATTCCCAAAGGA ACTGTTTTAATGATAAACAGCCACGCTCTGGGCGCAAACGAGGAGTACTTCAAAGATGGCAAGAAATTTAAACCTGAACGCTGGCTGCGAGAGAATTGCACCATCAACCCCTTTTCCCATGTTCCCTTTGGCATCGGGAAGAGGATGTGCATCGGGCGACGGCTGGcggagctgcagctccagctagCCATGTGTTGG TTGGTCAGAGACTATGAGATTGTGGCTACAGATAATCAGCCACTCGATGTGATCCACTCAGGACTTCTGGTTCCTAGCAGAGAGCTACCAGTTGCCTTCATCAGGAGATGA
- the LOC137898779 gene encoding nuclear factor of activated T-cells, cytoplasmic 2-like, producing MTSGDVGLTEGLCQDSSQEELDFSDLLLYHSPAGGFHDEGDASALSHSDGRPPLPVVEHPAAWTSSSSQPASAQDLSYHRPTSGYLPGPDSEPSSRPGIIPAPSPRIEITPWDGSFSPQTLELNLATNSQGPWRECASPASSNSSTGWPAEACSPAVSPCISPSIEGCGVVLSGLDLCPGLQGAYTSSPGASPRNSVTDETFLVPQHQHTTSSIPHQRSRSASPHGKRSYEQTHSCQGGTPIKQRSRSTSPIPAPHEQQGSYYLHQYQDPTEIQHRAQAPSPSMEQVLSTLSSSLPKVLPSALMHNARGCTKSKACVYGEEYNWPVEQERMDRAGAEVKPETFYMLQTVLPPPHSVSQGAFCALPVAPLPPLEWQLPRQSGRYELIIKEQPRPHHRAHYETEGSRGAVKTSKGGHPEVQLRGYQGVAPLGLQVFIGTADERLLKPHAFYQVHRITGKTVATASMERMMHGTKVLEIPLEPKNLMRVVIDCVGILKLRNADIEMRNGETDIGRKNTRVRLVFRVHVPHPGGQLVSLQVASDPIECSQRSAQELPAVETQSLDRCAVLGGQQLVITGQHFTSDSKVIFSEKTQDGQQIWEVEATLDKDKTQASMLCVEVPPYRDWNICHPAKVNFYVVNGKKKRSQPQHFTYTPPTAIKAEPLDDCQLTSPGYSESQSLTDLPKMSLNHHLELDGNCQALNISPTLYHLNTVDPRACLVTPDPLNDHPVCYRSTTGTLTNSSMFCYSGNQHYSNRGATLFCSSPMATHLVSTPSQCDSARAPVAKLVEGPDVGGSFEDCMMSKLQSLEQKALLLRKSPPIRSIPGQAQGKAGIQVEQASQCPSQIEASSRNHDGAPAKVTVKEESLHYSYLEDVNDIIRRDLRGQNAE from the exons ATGACTTCTGGAGATGTGGGGCTCACCGAGGGCCTGTGTCAGGACTCGAgtcaggaggagctggactTCTCCGACCTGCTACTGTATCATTCACCGGCAGGAGGCTTCCATGATGAAG GTGATGCAAGTGCTCTCAGTCACAGTGACGGCCGTCCTCCTCTGCCGGTGGTTGAGCATCCTGCAGCATGGACCTCCAGCTCCAGCCAGCCAGCCTCTGCCCAGGATCTGTCCTACCACAGACCCACCTCAGGGTACCTGCCAGGTCCGGATTCTGAGCCATCATCGAGACCTGGCATCATTCCTGCTCCTAGCCCCAGAATTGAGATCACTCCGTGGGACGGCTCTTTCAGCCCTCAGACCCTGGAGCTGAATCTCGCCACCAATTCCCAGGGACCGTGGAGAGAATGTGCGAGCCCAGCCAGCAGTAACTCCTCCACAGGCTGGCCTGCTGAGGCGTGCTCTCCTGCCGTGTCGCCGTGTATCTCCCCGTCCATTGAAGGCTGCGGTGTGGTGTTGTCTGGCTTGGACCTCTGTCCAGGCCTTCAGGGCGCCTACACCTCATCTCCAGGAGCGTCGCCTCGTAACAGCGTGACAGACGAAACCTTTCTTGTGCCCCAGCATCAACACACCACCTCGTCAATTCCCCACCAGCGTTCCCGCTCCGCCTCACCCCACGGAAAGCGCTCCTACGAGCAGACCCACTCCTGCCAAGGGGGCACTCCTATAAAGCAGCGCTCCCGGAGCACTAGCCCCATCCCTGCTCCCCATGAGCAGCAGGGCTCCTACTACCTGCACCAATATCAGGATCCGACTGAGATCCAGCACCGAGCCCAGGCTCCCTCCCCGAGCATGGAGCAGGTGTTGAGCACTCTCAGCTCCAGTCTGCCCAAAGTGTTGCCTTCTGCCCTGATGCATAATGCACGTGGGTGTACCAAAAGTAAGGCATGTGTGTATGGGGAGGAGTACAACTGGCCAGTTGAGCAGGAGAGAATGGACAGAGCAGGGGCTGAGGTTAAGCCTGAAACCTTCTATATGCTCCAGACTGTGTTGCCCCCTCCTCATTCAGTCAGCCAAGGAGCATTCTG CGCTTTGCCTGTGGCTCCGCTTCCGCCCTTGGAGTGGCAGTTGCCCCGCCAGTCCGGTCGGTACGAGCTCATCATCAAGGAACAGCCCCGACCTCATCACAGAGCTCACTATGAGACCGAGGGCAGCCGAGGAGCTGTGAAGACATCCAAGGGAGGGCACCCGGAAGTGCAG CTCCGCGGGTACCAAGGCGTGGCTCCACTCGGTTTGCAGGTATTCATAGGAACAGCTGACGAGAGGCTCCTCAAACCCCACGCCTTCTACCAAGTCCACCGGATCACCGGGAAGACCGTTGCCACGGCCAGCATGGAGAGGATGATGCATGGGACCAAAGTGCTGGAGATCCCTCTGGAGCCAAAGAACCTCATGAGAGTGGT GATTGACTGTGTAGGAATCCTGAAGTTGAGAAATGCTGACATTGAAATGAGGAACGGTGAGACGGACATTGGGAGAAAAAACACACGTGTCCGTTTGGTGTTTCGTGTCCATGTCCCTCATCCTGGAGGCCAGCTCGTGTCCCTTCAGGTCGCCTCTGATCCCATTGAATGCT CGCAGCGCTCAGCTCAGGAGCTCCCGGCCGTCGAGACCCAGAGCCTCGACCGATGCGCAGTTCTTGGAGGTCAGCAATTGGTCATTACCGGACAGCACTTCACATCTGACTCCAAAGTCATATTCTCAGAGAAGACGCAAG ATGGACAGCAGATCTGGGAGGTAGAAGCGActttggacaaagacaaaacacaagca AGCATGCTGTGTGTTGAGGTCCCTCCCTATCGAGATTGGAACATTTGCCACCCAGCCAAAGTCAACTTCTATGTCGTCAATGGGAAGAAGAAACGCAGCCAGCCTCAGCACTTCACCTACACTCCTCCAACAG CTATTAAAGCAGAGCCTCTTGACGACTGCCAGTTGACTTCACCTGGCTACTCTGAAAGTCAGTCTTTGACTGACCTCCCAAAGATGTCTCTCAATCATCACCTGGAGCTGGACGGCAACTGTCAAGCCTTGAACATTTCTCCAACGCTGTACCATCTAAACACTGTTGACCCAAGAGCTTGCTTGGTAACCCCAGATCCACTGAACGACCACCCAGTTTGTTACCGGTCCACAACGGGCACTCTGACCAACAGCTCAATGTTTTGCTACAGTGGCAACCAGCATTATAGCAACCGTGGTGCCACTCTCTTCTGTAGCTCTCCAATGGCCACCCACCTTGTCTCCACTCCCAGCCAGTGTGACAGTGCCCGGGCCCCTGTGGCCAAACTGGTTGAAGGTCCTGATGTAGGGGGTTCATTTGAGGACTGTATGATGTCAAAACTTCAAAGTCTTGAGCAGAAAGCGTTACTTCTGCGAAAGTCCCCACCTATAAGATCCATCCCTGGCCAAGCTCAGGGGAAGGCTGGGATCCAAGTGGAACAAGCCAGCCAATGTCCGTCTCAGATAGAAGCCAGTAGCAGAAACCATGACGGAGCTCCAGCCAAGGTCACAGTCAAAGAAGAGAGCCTCCACTATTCGTACCTGGAGGATG TGAATGACATCATAAGAAGAGACCTGAGAGGCCAGAATGCAGAGTGA
- the manbal gene encoding protein MANBAL isoform X1: protein MSEALDLSPPEVPEPTFLESVLRYGLFLGAIFQLVCILAIIFPTSKGHEHQEETVSTNGKAAEQMKKPKGAAPQMRQKPKKESKKKR, encoded by the exons ATGTCCGAAGCTCTGGACCTGTCCCCCCCGGAGGTCCCTGAACCCACCTTTCTAGAGAGCGTTCTGCGTTACGGGCTGTTTCTGGGGGCCATCTTCCAGCTCGTCTGCATCCTTGCGATCATCTTCCCCACATCCAAAGGGCACGAACAT CAGGAGGAAACTGTGTCCACGAACGGTAAAGCTGCCGAACAGATGAAGAAACCGAAAGGAGCTGCCCCTCAGATGCGACAGAAGCCAAAGAAGGAGAGCAAAAAGAAGCGATAG
- the manbal gene encoding protein MANBAL isoform X2 has protein sequence MSEALDLSPPEVPEPTFLESVLRYGLFLGAIFQLVCILAIIFPTSKGHEHEETVSTNGKAAEQMKKPKGAAPQMRQKPKKESKKKR, from the exons ATGTCCGAAGCTCTGGACCTGTCCCCCCCGGAGGTCCCTGAACCCACCTTTCTAGAGAGCGTTCTGCGTTACGGGCTGTTTCTGGGGGCCATCTTCCAGCTCGTCTGCATCCTTGCGATCATCTTCCCCACATCCAAAGGGCACGAACAT GAGGAAACTGTGTCCACGAACGGTAAAGCTGCCGAACAGATGAAGAAACCGAAAGGAGCTGCCCCTCAGATGCGACAGAAGCCAAAGAAGGAGAGCAAAAAGAAGCGATAG
- the LOC137898445 gene encoding proto-oncogene tyrosine-protein kinase Src — protein MGAGKSKPKEPGQRSMSLDGTIGTGSDSGHFHHLGPAQQTQTPNRSPAVGTGRRGHQGQHQHAPTNTPELALFGGIDHTGTITSPQRGPLSGGVTTFVALYDYESRTASDLTFRKGDRLQIVNNTEGDWWLARSLTTGESGYIPSNYVAPSDSIQAEEWYFGKITRRDSERLLLNLQNRRGTFLVRESETTKGAYCLSVLDYDNTKGLNVKHYKIRKLDSGGFYITSRTQFSSLQQLVFHYRKHSDGLCHALSDVCPVAKPQTQGLARDAWEIPRESLRLDLKLGQGCFGEVWMGTWNGTTRVAIKTLKPGTMSPEAFLQEAQVMKKLRHEKLVQLYAVVSEEPIYIVTEYMSQGSLLDFLKGDAGKMLRLPQLVDMAAQIAAGMAYVERMNYVHRDLRAANILVGDNLVCKVADFGLARLIEDNEYTARQGAKFPIKWTAPEAALYGRFTIKSDVWSFGVLLTELATKGRVPYPGMVNREVLDQVERGYRMPCPAECPSSLHDLMLSCWRKDPEERPTFEYLQGFLEDYFTSTEPQYQPGENL, from the exons ATGGGGGCGGGCAAGAGCAAGCCCAAAGAGCCCGGCCAGCGCTCCATGAGCCTGGACGGCACCATTGGCACGGGCTCGGACAGCGGACACTTCCACCACCTGGGCCCCGCCCAGCAGACCCAAACGCCCAACAGGAGCCCGGCCGTCGGGACAGGAAGGCGGGGCCATCAAGGGCAGCATCAGCACGCCCCGACAAACACTCCGGAGCTGGCTCTGTTCGGAGGGATAGACCACACCGGCACCATCACATCACCTCAGAGGGGGCCGCTGTCAG GAGGTGTCACGACATTTGTCGCCCTATACGACTACGAGTCTCGGACAGCGTCTGATTTGACCTTTAGGAAAGGGGACAGGCTACAGATTGTCAACAACAC agaaGGGGACTGGTGGCTCGCTCGCTCCCTTACCACCGGAGAGAGTGGTTATATCCCCAGCAATTACGTGGCTCCGTCTGACTCCATTCAAGCCGAAGA GTGGTACTTTGGGAAGATCACTCGACGCGATTCCGAGAGGCTCCTTTTGAACTTGCAAAACAGACGAGGGACCTTCctggtgagagagagcgagaccaCTAAAG GGGCATACTGCCTGTCAGTGCTGGATTACGATAACACCAAAGGCCTAAATGTGAAGCATTACAAGATCCGGAAACTGGATAGCGGCGGTTTCTACATTACCTCCCGCACACAGttcagcagcctgcagcagctcGTCTTCCACTACCGCA AGCACTCTGATGGGCTGTGCCACGCTCTGTCAGACGTGTGCCCCGTGGCCAAACCTCAGACCCAGGGGCTGGCCAGGGACGCCTGGGAGATTCCCAGGGAGTCCCTCCGCCTTGACCTGAAATTAGGACAGGGCTGCTTTGGAGAGGTCTGGATGG GTACGTGGAACGGCACGACGCGGGTGGCCATTAAGACCTTGAAGCCAGGGACGATGTCTCCAGAGGCGTTTCTTCAGGAAGCTCAAGTCATGAAGAAGCTGAGACATGAGAAGCTCGTCCAGCTGTACGCTGTGGTGTCGGAGGAACCCATCTACATTGTGACCGAATATATGAGCCAAG GGAGCTTACTCGACTTCCTCAAAGGCGACGCAGGAAAGATGCTCCGTCTGCCTCAGCTTGTAGACATGGCTGCTCAG ATTGCAGCTGGCATGGCCTACGTGGAGAGGATGAACTACGTCCACAGAGACCTGCGCGCTGCCAACATCCTGGTGGGAGACAACCTGGTGTGTAAGGTGGCCGACTTCGGTTTGGCCAGACTCATCGAAGACAATGAGTACACAGCGAGACAGG gagCAAAGTTCCCGATCAAATGGACGGCGCCGGAGGCAGCTCTGTATGGCCGGTTCACCATCAAGTCTGACGTCTGGTCCTTTGGTGTGTTGCTCACAGAGCTGGCAACCAAAGGCAGAGTTCCCTATCCAG gtaTGGTTAACCGCGAGGTGCTCGACCAGGTGGAGCGTGGCTACAGGATGCCCTGCCCGGCAGAGTGCCCCAGCTCCTTGCACGACCTCATGCTCTCCTGCTGGAGGAAGGACCCAGAAGAGAGGCCTACGTTTGAGTACCTGCAGGGCTTCCTAGAGGACTACTTTACCTCCACTGAACCCCAGTATCAGCCCGGGGAGAACCTATAG